A genomic window from Silene latifolia isolate original U9 population chromosome 11, ASM4854445v1, whole genome shotgun sequence includes:
- the LOC141613111 gene encoding uncharacterized protein LOC141613111, whose protein sequence is MDSEINNNVSEEINSTVNMETDLSTVSIVEDNAVLPNGDSSNNSIYTSPTCSDEENDEFVSTLHYSSTPGGTEQWVRTVESDFTPKRGMFFLTLEDAVQFYSIYALACGFDVRRYTNAQYKGYRDMKRKMRLETTNHEAGNLSTVENKDRRIRQPKKHALTRCGCKGVPEALKGRP, encoded by the exons atggacagcGAGATCAATAACAATGTTAGCGAAGAAATCAACTCGACAGTGAATATGGAAACAG ATCTTTCTACTGTgtctattgttgaagacaatgcAGTCTTACCTAATGGGGATTCTTCTAATAACAGTATATACACCAGCCCAACCTGTTCAGACGAAGAAAACGATGAGTTTGTCTCAACTCTTCATTACAGCAGTACACCCGGGGGGACTGAGCAGTGGGTGAGGACTGTTGAGAGTGATTTTACGCCTAAACgtggcatgttctttcttaccttggaggatGCAGTACAGTTCTACAGCATATATGCACTGGCTTGCggatttgatgtgagaaggtacacaaatgcgCAATATAAGGGGTATAGGGATATGAAAAGAAAAATGCGACTTGAAACAACAAATCATGAAGCTGGTAATTTGAGTACAGTAGAGAACAAAGACCGGCGAATTAGACAGCCAAAGAAGCATGCTCTGACAAGGTGTGGCTGCAAG GGAGTTCCAGAAGCTCTCAAGGGACGTCCATGA
- the LOC141613110 gene encoding protein FAR1-RELATED SEQUENCE 5-like has translation MPLCGMSTSSHTNLNRIGRSVIEAHGMESNRWLKYVFAIRQKWIPAYFRDLPLGCLLRTTQRSESSNSYFKRFESHFGTLVEFWMRYNSAIEQQRHTQRRMDNANEHSMLEKVGPMKVEMHASLVYTHPIFGDFQNEVKHAICSMGVGGLTTVGAVEYHDVRDGLKHRSFRVEFNTKTNESKCACKLFERHGIVCRHILWVWNGRQVHRIPDPYVLARWTKKSYRPVVRDENGKVIEEIDEADIKKAEMSKVWSEIYAIVGVMDGYAR, from the exons ATGCCGTTGTGTGGGATGTCGACCTCGAGCCACACGAATTTGAACAGAATCGGAAGATCTGTTATTGAAGCCCATGGTATGGAAAGCAACCGGTGGTTGAAGTATGTCTTTGCAATCAGACAAAAGTGGATACCGGCATACTTTCGGGATCTGCCTCTAGGTTGTTTGTTGCGAACAACCCAGAGATCCGAAAGTTCAAACAGCTATTTCAAGCGGTTTGAAAGCCATTTTGGAACCCTCGTCGAGTTTTGGATGAGGTACAATTCCGCAATAGAGCAGCAAAGGCATACACAAAGGAGGATGGATAATGCCAATGAGCATAGTATGCTCGAGAAAGTAGGGCCGATGAAG GTGGAGATGCATGCCTCACTTGTCTACACCCATCCTATCTTTGGGGACTTTCAGAATGAAGTCAAACATGCCATATGCAGCATGGGGGTGGGGGGTTTGACAACAGTAGGGGCGGTGGAGTATCATGACGTTCGTGATGGACTCAAGCACAGGAGCTTCCGAGTTGAATTTAACACCAAAACTAACGAGAGCAAATGTGCATGTAAGCTGTTTGAGAGGCATGGCATTGTTTGTCGCCATATACTGtgggtgtggaatggtaggcAGGTCCACAGGATACCTGACCCTTATGTCCttgctcgatggacaaagaaatcATACAGGCCAGTTGTCCgagatgaaaatggaaaggtgatagaagagattgatgaggctgacatcaagaaagctgagatgtcaaaggtttggtctgaGATTTATGCAATTGTCGGGGTGATGGACGGTTATGCTCGTTAA